A DNA window from Zingiber officinale cultivar Zhangliang chromosome 3A, Zo_v1.1, whole genome shotgun sequence contains the following coding sequences:
- the LOC122053322 gene encoding uncharacterized protein LOC122053322 translates to MISLPFLFLSLLLPLLSLTFHFAAGDNAYDVLRSHGLPIGLLPKGVSDFSIDADGLFQARLDAPCTATFESEVRYNASVVGTISHGQIASLSGISAQDLFLWFPVLAIRLDDNTSGIIHFDVGVVDKRFPLSLFEDPPDCTPLSNSAENQSDNSQYEIDRDAAKKAAI, encoded by the exons ATGATCTCCCTTCCTTTCCTTTTCCTCTCCCTCCTCCTCCCCCTCCTGTCCCTTACCTTCCACTTCGCCGCCGGCGACAACGCCTACGATGTGCTCCGCTCACACGGCCTCCCCATCGGCCTCCTGCCCAAGGGCGTCAGCGACTTCTCCATCGACGCCGATGGCCTCTTCCAGGCCCGCCTCGACGCCCCCTGCACCGCCACCTTCGAGAGCGAAGTTCGCTACAATGCCAGCGTCGTCGGCACCATCTCCCACGGCCAGATCGCCTCCCTCTCCGGCATCTCCGCCCAGGATCTCTTCCTCTGGTTCCCTGTCCTCGCCATCCGCCTCGACGACAACACCTCCGGGATCATCCACTTCGATGTCGGCGTCGTCGACAAGCGATTCCCCCTCTCCCTCTTCGAGGACCCTCCCGATTGCACCCCCCTCTCGAATTCTGCCGAG AATCAATCTGACAACTCCCAATACGAAATCGATCGAGACGCTGCTAAAAAAGCTGCAATTTGA